Proteins co-encoded in one Lactiplantibacillus plantarum genomic window:
- a CDS encoding type II toxin-antitoxin system PemK/MazF family toxin — protein MVSQGDIFYVNFNPSRGHEQMNKRPAIALSNDLVCQTSNMTIVAPISSTKRNFPMYHRLTSSQTVYGKVLLDQTIALDLRARHVTDETIVDHVSREELEEIITLYKLLFSIDDK, from the coding sequence TTTTATGTTAACTTTAATCCAAGCCGTGGTCATGAACAGATGAATAAGCGACCAGCCATTGCGCTAAGCAATGATCTAGTCTGTCAGACAAGTAACATGACGATTGTGGCTCCAATTAGCAGTACCAAGCGTAATTTTCCAATGTATCATCGACTAACTAGTAGTCAAACAGTATATGGAAAAGTATTATTAGATCAAACCATAGCCTTAGATTTACGGGCAAGACATGTCACTGATGAAACTATTGTCGATCATGTATCGCGTGAAGAACTAGAAGAAATAATCACTTTGTACAAATTATTGTTTAGTATTGATGACAAATAG